TGGAACAAATGTGGTATTTCCAGATGAAGGATTAACTGAAACGCTTGTGCATATTAAAGCTGGAAATATAGAAGTAAATAAAACAGATCTAGGGCTTACCACAGATTCTGGAGTGTTACTTATGGATGTGGTAAAAAAAACACTAGAGTTAGGTTGGATGGGAATGGAAAACTTATCTGGTATTCCTGGCACCATAGGTGGAGCTATCTATGGCAATGCTGGAGCATATGGAACAGAGCTTAAAGACTTAGTAGATGAGGTTGAGATTTATGACCAAGGAGCAAGAAAGTGGCTTAGCAATACAGATTGTCAGTTTGGATATAGGACAAGTGTTTTTAAACACTACAGTGGAGTCGTGCATAGTACCATCTTAAGAGTTAAACTAAAACTAGCTGGGAAAGGTTCTATAAGTGAATTGACAAAAAAGTCACAAGAAATTATACGAGCCAGAGAGCAGAAATATTTGCCCGTTCTCAAGTGTCCAGGCAGCTACTTTAAGAATATATTAGTCAGCGAGCTAACCACAAAACAACTTTCAGGCATTCCCCAGGATAAGATTATGTTTGGGAAAGTTCCAGCTGGATATTTGCTGGAAGAAGTAGATGCTAAGAGTAAATCTGTGGGAGATATAAAAGTAGCAGATTTCCATGCAAATCTTATCTATAATGCAGGTAATGGAACTGCCAGAGAGGCAAAAGAATTAGCAGAGATATTAAGACAGCTAGTTCTGGATAAGTTTGGAATTAGACTGGAAGAAGAAGTGAGGTATTTTTAGCTCTGCAAACCTATTGATCCACATTTTGGACATATATTTACAGGGTTTGACCCTGTGATTTTATATTCTACTGAACAAGGTAACTGGAAATCTATACGAATAACTTTTCGAGTTAATCAAGGAGATCTAGTCAAACTTAAAGCTAAGGCTATGGAAAAAAATATCCCCTATCAAACTTTACTTAGCACCTTAATTCGTAGTTATGTTGAAGAAGGATATTCATTCAGACTGTAATTAGTTCAGGCCGTTACCAAGCGCTATTTACAGGGTCAAACCCTGTAATTTCAACGCGAAACTCCAGATTATAATCTGTTTCTCCGTGGCGAACAAGGTATATTGTACAGGGGTTAGAAAGCTTCTTCTTCATTTATCACTTCCCATGAGTTTTTCAACTTTTTGGAGCTCTTTTTGGATAGCAACTAGTTTTGAGGCAGTTGAGTAGTCTTCGTCTTTGACAAAGTACACCACTGGCTTATTGAGGGCTTCGGCTATCTCTTCAAGGGTATTGAGGGATGGCTCTGCTCGTCCTACTTCCCAGGCACTAACTGTCTTATCTGAAACTTTTATAGCCTTACCTAGGTCTCGCTGAGAGAGTCCTGCGTCCTTACGGGCCTGTTTAATGTGAGAAAGGACATATTCACTTAACTTTACTTCGCGCTTAGTGCTTGACATATTAGTTATATCAACCGTTACATATTTATTAGTAAATAATAAGTGAAATGCGGTGTGCAATTCATCAACTGACTTAGTGCTATACATTATTGCTTTATCTATCTTATTACCAGCCTGTGGCGCTAGGAATACTAATACATCTTGCCCTTTCCAGTCAAAACTGTCTATGATAGTTAATTTTTTATCAGGGACAAGTATAGGATAATTCCCTATCTGTAGTTTATAGAGAGCAATGCCAATTGCCAATTCTATTCCATATAAATTTCGGTCCCTGCCACGACGAATATACTGCTTATTATGAGTGAGAGCATACTTGTATAATTCGGCCTCAACAAGGTATGACATACCAATGGGTAGTTTTATTCCGGTGTCGCGTGGAATTGCTTTATATGCTGTAACCAAATGGTCTCCCCGATCACTAAAAAGAAGTCCCCCGATGTATTGATTCCCCTTATATACGCTCACAGCTTTATAGGGATAGCTATGAGGAGGTTTGGTAATTATTTTGTATTTAACATCATGCACTTGTCCGCCAATGCTCTGGATGTGACGGGTGTATATCTTGATAAAGTTATCTATAAATTCTTCGTTAACGTCGTCAACTTTGATATTGTAGTTGTTTTCAGCTAGATGTTGCTCCGCTTTGTGGATTTTCTTGCGGGTTTTACCACCAAAAGGAGCTAGATAATTATCATAGTCAGATATATCTATTCTCCAGCTAATTTTCTGAGGGTAATCACCGTTAATATTCATATGTGTTATATTATAACACCCACTCCTGGAGTGGGTTAGGTTGACACCTAAGGAATAAACTGCTGATATAATAACCTTATGCGTGTAATACAAGTTCCAGCTCATGTCTTAACTACTAAAGCTGAGACAATAGTCAAATTTGATAATAAACTGCTCAAGCTAGTCGAGGAAATGATAGACACTTTAGAAAAAACCAAGGATCCGGAGGGTGTGGGATTAGCGGCTGTCCAAGTGGGAATTGCAAAGCGCATTTTTGTCATGAACACTCGTCCGG
This genomic stretch from Candidatus Roizmanbacteria bacterium CG_4_9_14_0_2_um_filter_38_17 harbors:
- the murB gene encoding UDP-N-acetylenolpyruvoylglucosamine reductase, with product MNISNNAKLQDYSNFGLGGIADKIITVSTSDELVSALTSLEQDKEPYRVFSGGTNVVFPDEGLTETLVHIKAGNIEVNKTDLGLTTDSGVLLMDVVKKTLELGWMGMENLSGIPGTIGGAIYGNAGAYGTELKDLVDEVEIYDQGARKWLSNTDCQFGYRTSVFKHYSGVVHSTILRVKLKLAGKGSISELTKKSQEIIRAREQKYLPVLKCPGSYFKNILVSELTTKQLSGIPQDKIMFGKVPAGYLLEEVDAKSKSVGDIKVADFHANLIYNAGNGTAREAKELAEILRQLVLDKFGIRLEEEVRYF